The following nucleotide sequence is from Chloracidobacterium validum.
GTATCTCCGCATCCACCTTGTCGGTTGAAATTTCAAAGATGGGTTCGTCGCGCTCGACTCGATCCCCAACCTGCTTCAACCACTTGATGATTGTGCCTTCCGTAATGGACTCGCCCATTTGAGGCATGACGACTTCGTGACGCATAACTGCAAATCCTTTATCAATGAAATCTTTGTGAGAACGGATCATCGAGTAGCGCACAAGCTGGCGCGGCTCGGTTGATTAATACTCTACCAGCTTGCGCGCGGCTGCCATGACTTTCTCGACATTGGGCAAGAAGAAGTCTTCGAGCGGAGGACTGTATGGCGTTGGCGTGTCAATTGAAGCCACCCGTAGAATTGGTCCATCGAGCTGCTCAAAGAGTTCTTCGGCAATGAAGGCCGCGAATTCGCCTCCAATGCCACCCGTCAGTGTCGCTTCGTGGAGGATAATGACCTTATTGGTTTTCTGCACCGTCTGGGCAATGGCTTCCTTGTCGTAGGGAAGCAGCGACCGCATATCCACCACTTCCACCTCGATGTCAGCCTCGCGGGCGAGCGTTTCCGCCGCCTCCAGCGCGACATGAACCATCGCCCCAAATGTAAGGATCGAGACGTCGCTGCCGGCCCGCCGCACGGCGGCCTTGCCGATGGGCACGACGTAGTCGGTATCGGGGAGGTCTTCCTTGATCCGGCGATAGAGGTACTTGTGCTCAAAGTACAGCACCGGGTCGTCATCGCGGATCGCGGCCTTGAGCAACCCCTTGGCGTCGTAAGCCGTCGCCGGTTCAACCATTTTCAGCCCTGGGGTGTTGAGAAAGAAGGCTTCCGGATTGAGTGAGTGAAAGGGCCCGCCGCGCACGCCGGCCCCGGACGGGCCACGCACCACAATTGGAACCGCCAGCCCTTGGCGGTAGCGGCTCGTCGCGGCGTAGTTGGTCAGCATGTCGAACGCGCAGGAGATGAAATCAATGAACTGCATTTCTGCTACCGGGCGAAGGCCCATGTGCGCCGCGCCACACGCTGCGCCGACAATCGCCGCTTCGGAAATAGGCGTGTCAATGACCCGGTCGGGTCCGAATTCTTCAAGGAGTCCGGCCGTGACCTTGAAGGCCCCGCCGTAAACGCCGATGTCTTCACCGAGACAGAACACATTCGGATCACGGCGCATTTCCTCAAACAAGGCCTGCCGGATGGCTTCGAGATACGTGGTGAGTGCCATGGTGTCGTGCTGTTTGTGACTGTTTTTTTAGAGGTCGCGCTGGTTCAAACGCTTCCGCAATGTACCACCTAAAACCCATTCCGCAACGGCATTCCCGCGCCGAACCAAGGCTTGCCGGGCTTCAGGTGAGCCATCGCACGATAGCACTGGACAGCACTTCAGTCAGTATCACTTGAGCATGCCCACTCGGCCCATTCATCTCCGGCCTTTGCGTAGGCTCGGCACAACGGGCGTCTGGCAAAGTCGCTCCTCCAGACCTGGCCTGCCGGCGCGAATCTTCCCCGATGCCCCTACGAGGCTTCACAAGCTGGTTTCCTTCAACTCAAGTCAAACGATTTCTTTAGGTGAGCATCGGCCTTCCAGCCGATAGCGAGAGGAGAGCGGCTTCCATTGCCAAGACGCGGTTGATATTGCGATTGAGGTTGCGCCGAATGGCTTCAAAGCGGTCGAGGGCGACTTGAAGCTGTTTGAGTGAAAGCTGCGTTGCCAACGCCTGTAGCTTTGACACGATATCCACATGCGTTAGCACGTCTTCCATGCTATCCCCTGGCTGAGACGCCAACGATGCCGCCTTCAAGCACGTCACGTCACGCAGCAGGCTCGCCAGAATGTCCAGTGCAGCTTCAAATTCCGGGCGCTCAAGCTTGCCGAAGTAGTTTGCGGCTTTCAGCAATCGCGTCACGGGTGTCCCCTGGGTCAGCAGTCCCAAAAACTCCAGCGCAATCTTGCGTTGCTGGCGGTAGTCTTCCAAATCCAGCCCCACGACGGTGCCGGGCCGGCCTTGCGCCAGTCGCGCCAGCAAACGGCGGTCTGCCGGCGGACGCTTGGCTTGTCGGTCGAGGCACTGCTCAACTTCATCCAGGGTCAACGGCGTGAACCTCACTTGTGGACAGCGCGAGCGGATGGTCGCCGGCAGGGCATCTGGACGCGCGCTGATGAGGATGAGCTGCGCATGGGCTGGTGGCTCTTCGAGCGTCTTGAGCAAGGCGTTGGCGGCCGCCGTGTTGAACGCATCGGCAGGCTTGAAGAGCAGCACCCGCCGTCGCGCCTCATAAGGTGGATCGGTCACGAAACGCACCGCTTCGCGCGCTTGTCCAATCTTGATCTGCGCTCCATCTGGCGCCACCAGTTTGACATCGGGATGTTCGCCCCGCGCTATTCGCTGACACACCGAGCAGGTGCCACAGCCTTCGGCCGGTGCAACCTGGCAGTTCAGCGCCTGGGCAACGGATAGCGCACACAGCCGCTTGCCAACACCAACGGGTCCAACAAACAACAGCCCAGTGGGCAACCGCTGCGCGTGGAGGCTCCGCCGTAGCAAATCTTTCGCTATGGATTGTCCGATCAGATCATGAAACGCCATACGTTCGCCGGTCGCACGCAGGTAAACTGGCTTGCATGCGGTACATTTTCATAAAATTCCGACTTGCTTATCAAGGACGGCTTCGGCATAGTTTCAACCGGAAGCATCCCAGGTCGTGGATAGTTCCAGTTTTCGAGGAGTCACCGCTTATGACCCTAGCCACCACTGATGCCGCAACCGTCGAGGTTGGCAACCAGTCTTCCCCGCTGCCCAGAGGCTTGAAACGCGAAACAATTGAGCTACCCGGCGGTGAAATCCTTGAGTATGACTACTTCAGCGCCGATCCCGCGACCATGACACGGCTGACGGATTTGCTTTTCAAGGAACACTGGCGGGAAATTGTCGTCGGCCCCTGTATTCAGGGGGCGGTGTTTGAAGTCCGGTTCGAGCAAGCGCCCGACGTCACGTTTTCTGATGGTTATCTTACCGTGGACCTCGGTTACTGGCACTTCCATTTGTGCACGGGTGTTCACAAGCACGCGCCAACGCCGGAAGTCGCCCGACAGCGGCAAGTTGCCCAAGTGGCCTTCTTCCTGCAACGTGGGCAACGGTGTGGCGGCGGACGCAGTTGGGGACTACGGCTGTGGAACGGCCTCGGCGAACAGATGACCACCGTCTTTTTGCCAAACCCCTATTTGACCGATGACATGAGGGTGCGCAAGAACCCAGACTGGAATCGGCTTGGGCTGTGGCACAAGCTCCGGGAAATCTTTTTGGGTGAGCCAATCCCGCCTGACCTCGTCACCCACTACAATCAAGAGCCAATTGTGTCGCTTCACCACTAGTGACCGGCACACCGCGCGGCCGTCGTGCCTACCAGTCCAGCGGTAACGCCCAAAAACGTTCCGGCAAAAACACTGACCGCCGCCCAACCTGTAGGCGGCGGTCAGCGTCCAGGACAAATCACCTGAAAACCCGGCTTCACAGCACTAGCCAATAAGAACGCTGGCTGACGGCGAACCCGGAAGTATCCCTTCATTCATGGATCACCTCCTTGCAACGTCAGTATCGGCAACCCGTAATTGCCACATTGCGCCGTCACACTAGCAGACCGGGGGTTGTCAGAAAAGCGAAAATTCACTCGCAGTCATGGCGTTACGCCTGACACCATTGGGCCATTGGCCACCAATGACACCTCATTGGGTTGCAAGCGAGCTGGATGTTTCAGATACGCGCTATAGACGGCGCACGATTGCCCGCCTTCCTTCAATACCGGTACGGCTCACGGGCCAGACCGCGACGGCCCGCGCGGTTTCCGGCAGCGCCACTTGGTGGCAAGTGGCTGGCTGCACCTGCAACTCCCAAGTTTCACCGGTCTGAATGGCGATGCACCAACGCGCAACCGGCGCGGCTTTATCGGACGTGCTGTCCATCGTGGGTGACACGACCTGCCAGGCGGCAACCAGATGACGCCTGGTTGGATCAACCCCGATCTCCAGGCGCGGCGCCGGCAGCACCGTCGCATCCAGCCAGGGAGACGCTGGCACCAGCGCTGGGATGGCATAGACTTCCTTTTTGAGTAAGTCGGACAACCCGCCCCGGTTGCGTCGAAAAGCGCGAAAACTGAAGTGGATGTTTCCTCCCTGTCGGTTCAACCGCCTGGCGAGTCTGACTTGAGCTGCAATTTCATGAGCCGGAACGGCGCGCGGCGTGCCATCCGCGACCTTGAAGGCCGCGCTTCCAGGCCAGACGTGGCGTCCCTGGCGGTTCTGCGCCAACCACCATTCGAGCAAACGCGGGTAACTTTGCCGCTCACGCTCAATCGGCCAGTACAGTTGGGGAGCGAGATAATCCACCAGTCCCTCTGATAGCCACCGGCGGGAGTCGGAGCATAGCTCCATGTAAGAGTTAAGCCCCTGAATACCAGGTGGGTGGTCTGGCTGCCAGATGCCAAACGGACTGATACCAAATTTCACGTACGGCTTGAGCCGCCGAATCCCGGCTGAGACTTCCCCAAGAAAGACGTTGATGTTATGGCGTCGCCAGTCATCGCGCGTCCGCCAGGTCTTTCCGTGACCATACCGCGCCCAACTCGCATCGTCTGGAAACGGGATGAGGTAGCCGGAGACCAGTCGTTCCTTGTACGGATAGAAATAGTCATCGAAGTGAACTGCGTCTATATCGTACCGCTCGACGACATCCAGAATCACCCGACAGGAATGCGCGCGCGCTTCCGGTTCGCCTGGGTCGAGCCAGTGATAGCGACCATAAGGCTTAGCCAAATCCGGTCGCTGCCGCGCAATGTGCTGCGGGTCAACACCCCCTTGCCGCGCTCGGTGCAGCGCCCGAAATGGATTGAACCAAGCGTGTAGTTCAAGCCCGCGGGCATGGGCCGCTTCAATGGCAAAGGCAAGTGGATCGTACAGTGGCGACGGCGCTTGCCCCATGGTGCCGCACAGGTACTCGGACCACGGCTCATACGGACTCGCATAAAGCGCGTCGCACATGGGTCGAACTTGAAAAATGACCGCGTTGAAACCCAGTGTCTGCGCCAGATCGAGAATCCCAAGCAACTCGGCCTGCTGCTGCTCAGGCGAGAGGTAGCGCGACGAAGGAAAATCTATATTCTCAACCGTTGCTACCCAAACCCCGCGAAACTCACGTGGGAAGCGTGGCAGCCCGGCACCGAGCTTTTCGGCAGTCTCTAGGTCCTCGCTTGGCCAACTGGAAAGGCAACCCAAAACCCCTTCGGTTGGAAGCACGCAGCCTCCCAAACCGAGTGCCAAGCTTTTCAAGAACTCACTGCGCGTCATGACGTGCCAACCACCGGCGTTGAATCCACTCCCTGGCCAAAACCTGGTTCCGGTCAAAAATGGACGATGAAGTTCTCGCCCACAAGCTTCCCTTTGCCTTCAGCCACCAGTGCATCCAACGCGGGTGGGTCTATGCCATCGGCACGCACGACGGCTGATCGGGAAAGTGTCGCTCCATCGGGGAGGTTCACGCCGTCTCCGACAATCACTTCCCTGAGGACTACCTTAGCGCCGACCCGGACGCGGTTCCAGAGAATTGTACGCGCCAAGCTGGCGTCAGACGCAACTTGGCAAGCCGCGCCCCGAATCACAGCCCGTTCATCGCCGGCCAGGCGACAGGAAAGATCGAGGTAGCGCTCCAAGGTGCTGAATTCGTACCAAGCCTCATCGGGCGCAGCCACGTGAGCCATGACACGCTGCCCATCGGCGATGGCGCGTGGGTACACGTCGGTCGTCGTGTGTGAGAACACACCCGGCGGGATGTAGTCAAAGATTTCCGGTTCAAGCAGTTGGATGCCGGTAAAGAATAGCGGCGGCGCCTCCCAAACCGGGACGGACGAACCGGCATCGGACGGCGGCGGCGCGAACCTACGAATGGCCCCACCTTCATCTACCTGGACGACGCTGAATCGCTCGCGCCGGAGATTTGGCTTGAGAATCAAGGTTGCCAAGGCGCGGTGGTTGCGATGTGTTGCGCGGGCAGCCTCCAAGTTGATGTCGGTCAGGAGCTTGCCGTTCATCACGACAAAGGTCTCCGTTGGGTTCAGCAGAGCCTTGGCGTGGTCGAGTGCGCCCCCGGTGCCCAAAATCGCCCCTTCCTCGTGGCTGTAGGTAATGCGGCAGCCAAAGGGCGAACCGTCACCAAGCGCGGATTGAATCGCCTCCCCCCTGTAGTGAAGGTTGACGACCAGTTCACGGCAGCCAAAACGCGCCAGATAAGCCACGCCGTGGGCAATGAGCGGCTGCCCGAGGACCGGCAGCGCCGGTTTTGGACGATCCAGCGTCAAAGGAAACAGCCGCGTCCCGAATCCGGCGGCTAACAGCATGGCTTTCATGGCGTGAACGGAAGACGTCACCTACCGCTTGAACAACTTGCCGATGAGTTCCCCAACGTCCTGCTGGAGGAGACCTTTTTTGGGTTCGGCCGACTTGGGATCGGATTTTGGCACAGGCTTGGACTTCTCGGCCGCGCCGGTGACTGACCCGGCGGAGGCAGCGGTTTGGCTCGTCGCTGGCTTGAGGGACAGCATCTGCTTGGCCACCGGGTTATCTGGTTGGATAGATAGCACCGCCTCAAACTGCTTGCGCGCGGATTTTTCCATCCCAGCCTGGTGATACATGTGACCAAGTGCTAGGCGGGCGTCCACATAGTTCTCATCTAGCTTGAGAATGGCCAGAAGCTGATCTTCGGCTTCCTTGCGCAACTTGGGATTCTGCATGCACAACGAGGCGAGCCGTGAACGATAACGGATCACGTCGGGGGCAAGGCGAACCGCCTCCCGCAGGTAGGTCATCGCGGTGATGAAATCCTTGCGCTCGATAGCCGCACAGGCGAAGTCATAGCTCCGTGCCGCTGTGTCAGCTTGTGTCTCCGGTGGGGGCGCGGCCGAACCGGTGGACGATCCGGTTTGGCGGCCAAGCTCTTGCGTGCGACTCTTGGCAGTCTCGCTTCCTGCCTGCGTGAACGTTGGCGGCAAAGCTCCGGTCGTGCTCGCCCCAACTGGCATGCCTGGCGGAGTTGGCACCGGAACTGGACGGCTCGCCGGGGCCGTTGGTGCCGGCGACGCTTCACTGGCGGCTGTCACTGACGCAAATTTTGCCTCCGTCCGGTCGCTGGTTTCCGGTATGACCCCAATGAAATCGTCGTACCGTCGGCGCACTTCCGGGTCGCGGAGCTTCTCGTAAGCTTCGCTAACCTTGGAAAAAACCCACTCGGCATCGTTGAGTACGTCAGGCAGCCCAAGGTTACGGTACCGATCCGGGTGATACTTCTTCGCCATCTGGTAATACGAACGCTTGATGTCGCTATCACTGGCGGAAGGACTCAAATTGAGCATGTCATAGTACGTTGTTGTCCTAAGGGACAAAAACTCACGCAACATCTGAAACTCAAAGCGCGCTTCATCCAGATTGACTTCAGTTTCAGGCTCCGGCAGGTTGACCGGCGTTGGCGGCGTCGCGGCGGGAGCCTGGGTTGGCGTGGCCACGGCGGCCACCGGTTGCGGATTGGCCATAGTCGGACGCGGATGGCTTGTCACCAAGATACCAGCGCATACCAAGCCATACACCACACGCAGGATGGTCGCTTCAGGAACGCCGCTGATGAGCACCAACTCATCAATGGTCATCCGCCCCGTGATTCGCGACAGAACAAAACCCTCCGTGCCGTCAAGTGTTGCCCGTTGGAGTTGCGTCATTGCATCTGGCGACAGTTCAATGTGCTGCGTGGTCGGGCCTAGCGAGCGGCGGATCGCCTCTTCATTGGTCATGCGCCGCACCCCCAGGAGAATCAGGTTTGGCGTCAACAGGTCCAGTTTGACGTCATGGGCGGCGCGCGAGCCCTCATCGAAGGAGAAGTCCCCGCTCACCCACTCAAAGGCCGCGAGAATGATGTCGGTTAGGTGCTGGCGGGCATGCGTCTCCACCATCTCACGCGACATAGCGCCCATTTCGACCAGGACTTGCCCGAAACGCTGCTTGGCGTTGGGCTTTTGAACCGCGGCTTCATACTGCTCGCGGGTAATCAGGTCGCGTGACAGCAAAAAGTCGCCCAGTCGCTCGTGTGGCAGATTTGATAACGCAAACACCACATCACCGTTTTCAACGAAGACGGCGCGCAGTTCGCGCTCGCGGGTCAGGCGGAGCAGCCCAGTACGCCGCGTGAGGTGCAAGTCACGAATGATGTCAGCAAAGTTGAGGACTGAAAGCTTGCCGTTCATGCGTACCTGGTGAAAGTTGGTCAATATCAGGGCCGGCGGTCGCCGGGTTGGCCTGGCGCGCTGCGGAAGAGGCGCACTTCTGATTTTGCTTCGCTTTTGAAGGTGACACAAGCCAATCGCGATGAAGTCACGGTGGTCTGCCGCCTCGCAGTGGCGAGCCACCGCCCACGCCTTCCTCTGGGCATGGCTTGACCACGTTTGGAATGGTTTCAGTATCCAAGAACATGTCATAGCTGTTCTATAGCGTGCTATGGTTAGCCTTGGTCCTGCCGGGCAACATCCACCG
It contains:
- a CDS encoding DUF7676 family protein — its product is MTLATTDAATVEVGNQSSPLPRGLKRETIELPGGEILEYDYFSADPATMTRLTDLLFKEHWREIVVGPCIQGAVFEVRFEQAPDVTFSDGYLTVDLGYWHFHLCTGVHKHAPTPEVARQRQVAQVAFFLQRGQRCGGGRSWGLRLWNGLGEQMTTVFLPNPYLTDDMRVRKNPDWNRLGLWHKLREIFLGEPIPPDLVTHYNQEPIVSLHH
- a CDS encoding alpha-ketoacid dehydrogenase subunit beta, with the translated sequence MALTTYLEAIRQALFEEMRRDPNVFCLGEDIGVYGGAFKVTAGLLEEFGPDRVIDTPISEAAIVGAACGAAHMGLRPVAEMQFIDFISCAFDMLTNYAATSRYRQGLAVPIVVRGPSGAGVRGGPFHSLNPEAFFLNTPGLKMVEPATAYDAKGLLKAAIRDDDPVLYFEHKYLYRRIKEDLPDTDYVVPIGKAAVRRAGSDVSILTFGAMVHVALEAAETLAREADIEVEVVDMRSLLPYDKEAIAQTVQKTNKVIILHEATLTGGIGGEFAAFIAEELFEQLDGPILRVASIDTPTPYSPPLEDFFLPNVEKVMAAARKLVEY
- a CDS encoding DUF4388 domain-containing protein, which codes for MNGKLSVLNFADIIRDLHLTRRTGLLRLTRERELRAVFVENGDVVFALSNLPHERLGDFLLSRDLITREQYEAAVQKPNAKQRFGQVLVEMGAMSREMVETHARQHLTDIILAAFEWVSGDFSFDEGSRAAHDVKLDLLTPNLILLGVRRMTNEEAIRRSLGPTTQHIELSPDAMTQLQRATLDGTEGFVLSRITGRMTIDELVLISGVPEATILRVVYGLVCAGILVTSHPRPTMANPQPVAAVATPTQAPAATPPTPVNLPEPETEVNLDEARFEFQMLREFLSLRTTTYYDMLNLSPSASDSDIKRSYYQMAKKYHPDRYRNLGLPDVLNDAEWVFSKVSEAYEKLRDPEVRRRYDDFIGVIPETSDRTEAKFASVTAASEASPAPTAPASRPVPVPTPPGMPVGASTTGALPPTFTQAGSETAKSRTQELGRQTGSSTGSAAPPPETQADTAARSYDFACAAIERKDFITAMTYLREAVRLAPDVIRYRSRLASLCMQNPKLRKEAEDQLLAILKLDENYVDARLALGHMYHQAGMEKSARKQFEAVLSIQPDNPVAKQMLSLKPATSQTAASAGSVTGAAEKSKPVPKSDPKSAEPKKGLLQQDVGELIGKLFKR
- the holB gene encoding DNA polymerase III subunit delta', which translates into the protein MAFHDLIGQSIAKDLLRRSLHAQRLPTGLLFVGPVGVGKRLCALSVAQALNCQVAPAEGCGTCSVCQRIARGEHPDVKLVAPDGAQIKIGQAREAVRFVTDPPYEARRRVLLFKPADAFNTAAANALLKTLEEPPAHAQLILISARPDALPATIRSRCPQVRFTPLTLDEVEQCLDRQAKRPPADRRLLARLAQGRPGTVVGLDLEDYRQQRKIALEFLGLLTQGTPVTRLLKAANYFGKLERPEFEAALDILASLLRDVTCLKAASLASQPGDSMEDVLTHVDIVSKLQALATQLSLKQLQVALDRFEAIRRNLNRNINRVLAMEAALLSLSAGRPMLT
- a CDS encoding sugar phosphate nucleotidyltransferase, translating into MTSSVHAMKAMLLAAGFGTRLFPLTLDRPKPALPVLGQPLIAHGVAYLARFGCRELVVNLHYRGEAIQSALGDGSPFGCRITYSHEEGAILGTGGALDHAKALLNPTETFVVMNGKLLTDINLEAARATHRNHRALATLILKPNLRRERFSVVQVDEGGAIRRFAPPPSDAGSSVPVWEAPPLFFTGIQLLEPEIFDYIPPGVFSHTTTDVYPRAIADGQRVMAHVAAPDEAWYEFSTLERYLDLSCRLAGDERAVIRGAACQVASDASLARTILWNRVRVGAKVVLREVIVGDGVNLPDGATLSRSAVVRADGIDPPALDALVAEGKGKLVGENFIVHF
- a CDS encoding glycoside hydrolase family 10 protein, with the translated sequence MTRSEFLKSLALGLGGCVLPTEGVLGCLSSWPSEDLETAEKLGAGLPRFPREFRGVWVATVENIDFPSSRYLSPEQQQAELLGILDLAQTLGFNAVIFQVRPMCDALYASPYEPWSEYLCGTMGQAPSPLYDPLAFAIEAAHARGLELHAWFNPFRALHRARQGGVDPQHIARQRPDLAKPYGRYHWLDPGEPEARAHSCRVILDVVERYDIDAVHFDDYFYPYKERLVSGYLIPFPDDASWARYGHGKTWRTRDDWRRHNINVFLGEVSAGIRRLKPYVKFGISPFGIWQPDHPPGIQGLNSYMELCSDSRRWLSEGLVDYLAPQLYWPIERERQSYPRLLEWWLAQNRQGRHVWPGSAAFKVADGTPRAVPAHEIAAQVRLARRLNRQGGNIHFSFRAFRRNRGGLSDLLKKEVYAIPALVPASPWLDATVLPAPRLEIGVDPTRRHLVAAWQVVSPTMDSTSDKAAPVARWCIAIQTGETWELQVQPATCHQVALPETARAVAVWPVSRTGIEGRRAIVRRL